A region of Reichenbachiella carrageenanivorans DNA encodes the following proteins:
- a CDS encoding SDR family oxidoreductase — protein sequence MNKTIVVSGGTKGIGRAIIEKFASEGFDVVTCARDQEHLEELAQSIQTSYAETKIYTMKADLSSVADTKQFVEFVKKSAASVDVLVNNTGTFVPGEIHSEAEGALDLMINTNLYSAYHLSRGLIPQMIENKQGDIFNICSVAGLKAYPNGGSYSISKFAMHGLSMGLREELKPYGIRVTSVHPGATLTASWEGVELPEERFIKSSDVADAIWGTYQMSRNSVIEELVIRPQLGDI from the coding sequence ATGAATAAGACAATTGTAGTGTCTGGTGGTACTAAAGGAATTGGTCGAGCCATTATTGAAAAATTTGCTTCGGAAGGTTTTGATGTGGTGACTTGCGCTCGAGACCAAGAGCATTTGGAGGAATTGGCACAGTCGATCCAGACTTCTTACGCTGAAACCAAAATATATACCATGAAGGCCGATTTATCTTCGGTTGCTGACACGAAGCAATTCGTTGAGTTTGTGAAAAAATCTGCTGCTAGCGTAGACGTATTGGTTAACAATACAGGCACCTTTGTTCCAGGTGAAATACATAGCGAAGCTGAAGGAGCCTTGGACCTGATGATCAATACCAATTTGTACAGCGCCTATCATTTGTCTAGGGGATTAATACCACAAATGATTGAAAACAAGCAGGGCGACATTTTCAATATCTGTTCTGTTGCAGGGCTCAAGGCTTATCCCAATGGCGGGTCATATAGTATTTCTAAATTCGCCATGCATGGTTTGTCGATGGGCTTACGCGAAGAATTAAAGCCTTATGGGATTCGGGTCACGTCCGTACATCCTGGAGCTACACTCACTGCTAGCTGGGAAGGTGTGGAGCTCCCTGAGGAGCGATTCATCAAATCATCGGATGTAGCAGATGCGATTTGGGGTACATATCAAATGTCCAGAAACTCAGTCATTGAAGAGCTAGTCATTCGCCCACAGCTCGGCGATATTTAA
- a CDS encoding MmcQ/YjbR family DNA-binding protein, translating into MVNIESFRSYCLSKPGTSEGLPFGDTTLVFKVMGKMFSLCSVDNFDFINLKCDPERALELRDQYPAICPGYHMNKKHWNSVYIDGSLSDTLIYELVDHSYDLVAASLTKQLKQELAELKG; encoded by the coding sequence ATGGTCAATATTGAGTCTTTCAGATCCTATTGTTTGTCGAAACCGGGCACGTCCGAAGGCCTCCCTTTTGGAGACACCACCTTGGTATTCAAGGTAATGGGCAAAATGTTTTCGCTGTGCAGTGTAGACAATTTTGACTTTATCAACCTCAAATGCGATCCTGAACGTGCACTCGAACTTCGGGATCAATATCCAGCCATCTGCCCTGGCTATCACATGAACAAGAAACACTGGAACTCGGTGTATATAGATGGTTCCCTATCAGATACTTTGATTTATGAGCTTGTGGATCATTCGTATGATCTCGTAGCTGCCAGTCTTACCAAGCAGCTAAAACAAGAATTAGCAGAACTCAAAGGATAG
- a CDS encoding DUF6728 family protein translates to MEEKKEKGTLKEFFSLGEVFGYFFRKKDPNVKKDINLRMMHGINKFTIIAFILGLIYFIIKKLFLQ, encoded by the coding sequence ATGGAAGAAAAGAAAGAAAAAGGTACGTTGAAAGAATTTTTCTCACTTGGAGAGGTGTTTGGTTATTTTTTTAGAAAAAAAGACCCCAACGTTAAAAAGGACATCAACTTGCGTATGATGCATGGCATCAACAAGTTTACAATTATTGCGTTTATTTTAGGTCTAATCTATTTCATTATCAAAAAACTATTCCTGCAGTAA
- a CDS encoding MlaE family ABC transporter permease, whose translation MGSIGRFILFIGSLFVRRESFMTYVRLTVNESMKIGINSIFIVSIVSIFIGAVTTLQTAYNLVSPFIPNYVISLVVRDMTILELAPTVMAIVYAGKVGSNIAGELGTMRISEQIDALEVMGINSASYLVLPKIIASFFTYPMLVVISAFLCILGGYLAGTLTGVLTGYEYIYGIRYEFVEYNVTFALAKSFTFALVVASISAYKGYYTSGGALEVGQASTAAVTNSCIGVLTADFLLTNILL comes from the coding sequence ATGGGTAGTATAGGACGTTTTATACTTTTTATTGGATCTCTGTTTGTAAGACGTGAGAGTTTTATGACCTATGTACGACTGACCGTGAATGAAAGTATGAAAATCGGGATCAACTCTATTTTCATTGTGTCTATTGTATCTATATTTATAGGTGCGGTGACTACACTACAAACCGCCTACAATTTGGTCAGCCCTTTCATTCCTAACTATGTCATCTCATTGGTCGTACGAGACATGACTATTTTGGAACTGGCACCTACGGTAATGGCTATCGTCTATGCTGGCAAGGTAGGGTCTAATATTGCTGGAGAACTTGGCACCATGCGTATCTCCGAACAGATAGATGCTCTCGAAGTGATGGGAATCAATTCTGCTTCGTACTTGGTCTTACCCAAAATCATTGCTTCCTTTTTTACTTACCCAATGTTGGTCGTAATCTCTGCTTTTTTATGTATCCTAGGTGGCTATCTGGCTGGTACACTCACTGGCGTATTGACTGGCTATGAATACATCTACGGTATCCGATACGAATTTGTAGAATACAATGTGACTTTCGCTCTGGCCAAGTCTTTCACCTTTGCGCTAGTAGTCGCTTCTATATCTGCATACAAAGGCTACTACACGAGTGGGGGAGCTTTGGAAGTAGGCCAAGCCAGCACAGCTGCCGTAACCAACAGCTGTATCGGAGTCCTAACTGCCGATTTTTTACTTACCAATATATTGCTATAA
- a CDS encoding SusC/RagA family TonB-linked outer membrane protein: MNKHYKIKFYRMMGLAMVLLSAVCSAYGQSRVIKGSVTDADGGTLPGVTILSESGVGTVSDIDGAFSLSVGTEVKTLKFSYVGFLTQEVDISNRTVVDISLQPDTEMLEDVVVVTALGISRKKESLGYAVTELDGEELAEVKSLNAVNSLSGKVAGVDISQPNTGAGGSSKVIIRGNSKISGTNQPLYVIDGVPMDNGSLGEAGQYGGQDLGDGISSVNPDDIESISVLKGPAAAALYGSRAGNGVIMITTKKWKENGGNKFDVGFSSYFTADQVVGQYDDVQRVYGQGGGTPPKNQGDATFMNSWGAKLDPNLEFVQFDGQIRDYGIKSDNIKSFFRTGTTLQNSVNFSGGNEYANFRFSASDVRMEDIVPNSGLRRNTFNLQGSMKMWDKLDLDTKITYTNENVDNRPYLGYSGANSALPLMQLPANIDQNWLREGRVDDNGDYIYWNSSTRIINPYYSLYNMKNESEKNRVQGYMALTYHFTDWLNLRVKSGLDTYSYKYYNYAPKTTPTQEDGQMTELNARTTELNSEFLLTATKTFGYFDGSLSLGGNSRQYESNTTNVLGKGELARGIVSINNYNEFTMTKQNPRLEINSFYAFLNVGYKNFAFIDVTARQDWNSTLPADNNSVLYPSFTGSLVLSEALDIKSKVLSYAKLRASYAEVGNGTEPYGLQRSFYGFPYTLDGVSFTTQSGDLIPNKDLRASLTKGYEFGIDAKLLNWRVGLDVTYYNQTTHDEIVRLPISLSSGGRDYMLVNAGEINNKGWEAMLNIVPIKTSNLRWDLTFNYSRNRNSIVKLHESAKTQEIARADWVSSFIRAEEGGSYGDIMGYDFKRMEDGTPIVGANGMPIRSDEQIVIGNGQYKWIGGITNKVSYKGVTLRAHIDARFGADILSMTNMKLTQWGNHVQTLEGREGWTQSELERNQAGIALNDWEATGGYLMAGKVEVQTMDANDNPVVDESGNPVYEYVENTTYVDPRLYWGQVANSAITAPFVYDASYVKLREVSLSYTLPNELLKNSKFIKGATISAIGRNLWLIWSSVPNIDPESTYSISNGQGYEYGSLPQRRSLGFNIKLNF, encoded by the coding sequence ATGAACAAACATTACAAGATAAAATTCTACAGAATGATGGGGCTAGCCATGGTTCTGTTATCCGCTGTGTGCTCTGCCTATGGACAGAGTAGGGTGATCAAGGGGAGTGTGACTGACGCAGATGGCGGTACACTTCCAGGAGTTACTATCCTTTCGGAAAGTGGGGTAGGTACAGTGAGTGATATCGATGGCGCATTTTCATTATCGGTAGGGACTGAGGTAAAGACACTCAAGTTTTCATACGTCGGATTCCTTACACAGGAGGTAGATATATCCAATCGAACAGTGGTGGATATTTCATTGCAGCCAGATACTGAAATGCTGGAAGATGTGGTAGTGGTCACAGCACTGGGTATTTCTCGAAAGAAAGAATCTTTGGGCTATGCCGTGACTGAGCTAGACGGAGAGGAATTGGCTGAAGTAAAATCACTAAACGCTGTAAACAGCCTCTCAGGTAAAGTAGCCGGCGTAGACATTAGCCAGCCCAATACAGGAGCAGGTGGATCGTCCAAAGTGATTATCAGAGGCAACTCAAAGATATCAGGGACGAACCAGCCATTATATGTAATTGATGGTGTGCCGATGGACAATGGAAGCCTAGGGGAAGCTGGTCAGTATGGTGGTCAGGATTTGGGCGACGGTATATCTTCTGTAAACCCAGATGATATCGAATCTATTTCTGTACTAAAAGGGCCAGCAGCTGCAGCATTGTATGGTTCGCGTGCAGGTAATGGTGTCATTATGATTACTACGAAAAAATGGAAAGAAAACGGAGGCAACAAATTTGACGTAGGTTTTTCTTCTTACTTCACTGCCGACCAAGTAGTAGGCCAATATGACGACGTACAACGTGTCTATGGGCAGGGGGGAGGTACTCCTCCTAAAAATCAAGGAGATGCTACCTTCATGAACAGCTGGGGCGCTAAGCTAGATCCAAACTTGGAGTTTGTGCAATTTGATGGGCAAATCAGAGATTATGGTATCAAGTCAGACAATATCAAGTCGTTTTTCAGAACAGGTACTACACTGCAAAATTCGGTAAATTTTTCTGGAGGTAACGAATATGCCAATTTCAGATTCTCAGCCTCAGATGTGAGAATGGAAGATATAGTACCAAATAGTGGATTGAGAAGAAATACTTTCAACCTACAGGGTTCAATGAAAATGTGGGACAAGCTAGACTTGGATACTAAAATCACCTATACCAACGAAAACGTAGACAATAGACCTTATTTAGGATATTCAGGAGCCAACTCCGCTTTGCCTTTGATGCAGTTGCCTGCTAATATCGATCAGAATTGGTTGAGAGAGGGGCGTGTGGACGACAATGGAGATTATATCTATTGGAACTCCAGTACAAGGATCATCAATCCTTATTACTCCCTATACAACATGAAAAATGAGTCTGAAAAGAATAGAGTACAAGGCTACATGGCTTTGACCTACCACTTTACAGATTGGTTAAATTTGAGAGTAAAATCAGGGTTGGATACTTATTCATACAAGTATTATAACTATGCTCCTAAGACTACGCCTACCCAAGAGGATGGACAAATGACTGAACTCAACGCCAGAACTACAGAACTTAACTCTGAGTTTCTTTTGACGGCCACCAAGACTTTTGGGTATTTCGATGGCTCGTTGTCGCTAGGCGGAAACTCTAGACAGTACGAAAGCAATACAACCAATGTATTAGGCAAGGGTGAATTGGCCAGAGGGATTGTGTCTATCAATAACTACAATGAGTTTACGATGACCAAACAAAATCCACGATTGGAAATCAATTCCTTTTATGCCTTTTTAAATGTAGGCTACAAAAACTTTGCGTTTATAGATGTGACGGCTCGTCAGGACTGGAACTCTACTTTGCCAGCCGACAATAACAGTGTATTGTATCCTTCATTCACAGGGTCATTGGTGCTGTCAGAGGCATTAGATATCAAATCGAAAGTATTATCATATGCCAAGTTGAGAGCATCTTACGCTGAGGTAGGCAATGGTACCGAGCCTTACGGCTTGCAGCGATCTTTTTATGGTTTCCCATACACTTTGGATGGCGTGTCTTTCACCACTCAGTCTGGTGATCTCATTCCCAACAAGGACTTGAGAGCTTCTCTGACCAAAGGTTATGAGTTTGGTATAGATGCCAAATTATTGAACTGGAGAGTAGGGCTAGACGTGACCTATTACAACCAAACTACACACGATGAAATAGTAAGACTTCCGATTTCGCTTTCTAGTGGAGGGCGTGATTATATGCTAGTAAATGCAGGAGAAATCAACAATAAAGGATGGGAAGCCATGTTGAATATCGTGCCAATCAAGACTTCGAACCTGAGATGGGACCTTACCTTCAACTACTCTAGAAATAGAAACTCAATTGTGAAACTGCATGAGTCTGCAAAGACACAGGAGATCGCAAGAGCGGACTGGGTGAGTTCATTCATTCGTGCCGAAGAAGGCGGATCCTATGGAGACATTATGGGATATGATTTCAAACGCATGGAAGATGGCACCCCTATCGTAGGAGCTAACGGCATGCCGATTCGTTCAGACGAACAAATTGTCATTGGCAATGGCCAGTACAAATGGATTGGAGGGATTACCAATAAGGTTTCTTACAAAGGGGTCACACTTAGAGCACATATCGATGCGCGATTTGGAGCGGATATACTTTCGATGACCAACATGAAACTCACCCAATGGGGTAATCATGTACAGACGCTCGAAGGTAGAGAAGGCTGGACGCAGTCGGAGCTCGAAAGAAACCAAGCGGGTATTGCTTTAAACGACTGGGAAGCTACAGGCGGGTATCTAATGGCAGGCAAAGTAGAAGTACAAACCATGGATGCTAACGACAACCCTGTAGTAGATGAAAGTGGTAATCCTGTATATGAATACGTGGAAAATACTACTTATGTAGATCCAAGATTGTACTGGGGACAAGTGGCCAATAGTGCCATCACAGCACCTTTTGTATATGATGCCTCTTACGTGAAACTGAGAGAAGTATCACTTTCTTATACCCTTCCGAATGAACTGCTCAAAAACAGCAAGTTTATCAAAGGAGCTACCATTTCAGCAATCGGAAGAAACCTATGGCTCATCTGGTCTAGCGTACCCAACATAGACCCAGAATCTACCTACAGTATCAGTAATGGTCAAGGGTACGAATATGGTTCATTGCCACAGAGAAGAAGTCTAGGTTTTAATATCAAATTAAATTTCTAA
- a CDS encoding ABC transporter ATP-binding protein has protein sequence MIEAQNISKSFNGKEIIRDISIKFDQGKTNLIIGASGTGKSVLLKNIVGLIQPDQGQILFDGRDFTHADKNLKTEIRREIGMLFQGGALFDSMTVEENVMFPLNVLTTLSKEEKLDRVNHCLDRVQLTNVNEKMPSEISGGMKKRVGIARAIVNHSKYLFCDEPNSGLDPQTSITIDNLIKEITEELNITTVVVTHDMNSVMEIGDKISFLYQGEKLWEGNNESIFDCEVKELRDFIFANNLMRNVKRQRG, from the coding sequence ATGATCGAAGCACAAAATATCAGCAAGTCTTTCAACGGCAAAGAGATCATTCGTGACATCAGCATCAAATTTGATCAGGGTAAAACCAATCTCATCATTGGTGCCAGTGGCACAGGAAAAAGTGTATTGCTCAAAAACATAGTAGGACTGATCCAGCCAGACCAAGGACAGATTTTATTTGATGGTCGGGATTTTACCCACGCAGACAAAAATCTAAAAACAGAAATAAGAAGAGAGATTGGTATGCTTTTTCAAGGTGGCGCACTTTTCGATTCTATGACTGTAGAAGAAAATGTCATGTTCCCGCTCAATGTACTCACTACATTGAGCAAAGAAGAAAAACTAGACAGAGTCAATCACTGCCTAGACCGTGTGCAGCTGACTAATGTAAACGAGAAAATGCCGTCCGAAATAAGTGGAGGTATGAAAAAACGTGTCGGCATCGCTCGTGCCATTGTAAATCACTCCAAATATTTATTTTGTGATGAACCTAACTCTGGCCTTGATCCTCAAACATCAATCACCATTGATAATCTAATCAAGGAGATCACAGAAGAGCTCAATATTACTACCGTAGTAGTAACCCATGATATGAACTCCGTAATGGAGATTGGAGATAAAATCTCTTTTCTCTACCAAGGAGAAAAACTATGGGAAGGCAACAATGAATCTATTTTTGACTGTGAAGTCAAAGAACTTAGAGACTTCATTTTTGCCAACAACTTGATGAGAAATGTAAAGCGTCAGCGAGGTTGA
- the ispG gene encoding (E)-4-hydroxy-3-methylbut-2-enyl-diphosphate synthase codes for MSDSHKYCPSLTAYQRRKTIEVNIGGVPLGGENPIRVQSMTTIDTMDTEGSIAQSIRMVESGCEYVRITAPSIKEAQNLEEIRKGLRAKGYDVPLVADIHFTPNAAELAAKIVEKVRVNPGNYADKKKFEELAYTDETYQLELERIREKFEPLVKICKENGTAMRIGTNHGSLSDRIMGRFGDTPLGMVESALEFLRICEDMDYHDIVISMKASNTRVMVQAYRLLVHKLEEEGLKAYPLHLGVTEAGDGEDGRIKSAVGIGALLEDGLGDTVRVSLTEEPEFEAPVAQALIDRYANRSGHAGIVPLAQIPVNPFVYERRATGEVLNFGDHNVPRVIADFSQKAKITIKDLRDIGHFYLPEPDKWRMNDTGADYVYSGSQPIDFMLPNGLQEILDYEVWAGLGDQRNKYPLLLVDQLSEVAQDQVVFVKMEAHALDQIDKLKMHPKAILLLHTDNTHAMASLRRFIFELTIKAVELPVVINWHQEISDTEDFQLASATDIGGLLIDGLGDGVMLAGNGNKKVENATAFGILQAARTRMTKTEYISCPSCGRTLFDLQETTAMIRKRTDHLKGVKIGIMGCIVNGPGEMADADYGYVGSGKDKITLYRGQEVMKRAVHSDYAVDELIQIIKDDGNWVEPEEIEVIQD; via the coding sequence ATGTCTGATTCACATAAATATTGTCCTTCTCTCACGGCTTATCAGAGAAGAAAAACCATAGAAGTAAATATAGGTGGCGTGCCACTAGGTGGAGAAAACCCCATTAGAGTGCAGTCTATGACCACCATCGACACCATGGATACGGAAGGCTCGATAGCGCAATCTATCCGTATGGTGGAATCTGGGTGTGAATACGTGAGAATCACTGCGCCTAGTATCAAGGAAGCACAAAATCTTGAGGAAATCAGAAAAGGGCTAAGAGCCAAAGGCTATGACGTACCACTGGTGGCCGACATTCATTTTACCCCTAATGCAGCCGAACTAGCCGCTAAAATTGTAGAGAAAGTCCGAGTGAATCCCGGCAACTATGCGGATAAAAAGAAATTTGAAGAACTGGCCTATACTGATGAGACCTACCAACTAGAGCTGGAGCGTATTCGTGAAAAGTTTGAACCATTGGTGAAAATCTGTAAGGAAAACGGCACAGCTATGCGTATAGGTACCAATCATGGGTCGTTGTCAGACCGAATCATGGGTCGTTTTGGAGACACGCCATTAGGGATGGTAGAGTCTGCTCTTGAGTTTTTGCGTATCTGCGAGGACATGGATTATCATGACATTGTCATTTCTATGAAAGCCAGCAATACACGTGTGATGGTACAGGCCTATCGTTTATTGGTACACAAGCTAGAGGAAGAAGGGCTAAAGGCTTATCCGCTTCACTTGGGTGTGACAGAGGCTGGAGATGGAGAAGATGGCAGGATCAAATCTGCTGTAGGAATAGGTGCATTGCTAGAAGATGGTCTGGGAGATACAGTTAGGGTTTCGCTCACTGAAGAACCGGAGTTTGAAGCACCAGTAGCTCAAGCGTTGATCGATAGATATGCCAACCGAAGCGGGCATGCGGGCATAGTTCCATTGGCGCAAATCCCAGTCAATCCTTTTGTGTATGAAAGGCGAGCGACAGGTGAAGTATTAAATTTTGGTGATCATAATGTGCCTCGGGTAATTGCGGACTTTAGCCAGAAGGCTAAAATTACAATCAAAGATTTGCGAGACATCGGACACTTCTATTTGCCCGAGCCAGACAAATGGCGAATGAACGATACGGGTGCCGACTATGTATATTCAGGCAGTCAGCCTATAGACTTTATGTTGCCCAATGGCTTGCAAGAGATTCTAGATTATGAGGTTTGGGCTGGATTGGGTGATCAACGCAACAAGTACCCATTGCTTTTGGTAGATCAGCTGTCGGAGGTGGCACAGGATCAGGTGGTTTTTGTCAAGATGGAGGCCCATGCCTTAGATCAGATCGATAAGTTGAAAATGCATCCCAAAGCAATTCTACTATTGCACACAGACAATACGCATGCCATGGCATCGCTGCGAAGATTCATTTTTGAGCTCACCATAAAGGCAGTGGAGCTGCCTGTTGTGATCAATTGGCACCAAGAGATTTCGGACACGGAGGATTTTCAGTTGGCCTCAGCCACAGACATTGGCGGGCTATTGATCGATGGTTTGGGAGATGGTGTAATGCTAGCAGGAAACGGGAATAAGAAAGTAGAAAACGCAACGGCTTTTGGCATTTTGCAAGCTGCCAGAACTCGGATGACCAAAACGGAGTATATCTCTTGTCCGTCTTGCGGACGCACGCTGTTCGACCTGCAAGAAACTACCGCTATGATAAGAAAGCGTACGGATCACCTCAAAGGGGTGAAGATAGGTATCATGGGCTGTATCGTGAATGGCCCAGGGGAGATGGCTGATGCGGACTACGGATATGTGGGGTCAGGCAAAGACAAGATTACTCTCTATAGAGGGCAAGAAGTGATGAAGCGGGCGGTGCATTCGGACTATGCCGTAGACGAATTGATTCAAATCATAAAAGACGATGGCAACTGGGTAGAGCCCGAAGAAATAGAAGTAATTCAGGACTGA